Proteins found in one Aliidongia dinghuensis genomic segment:
- a CDS encoding alpha-amylase family protein — protein MSRRLSEIRASLAIASLAALLAGLAVPSAARADGPAWPDYQVIMWQNQTPARLDGLARLGVTAGTIHGRHGPIAPDEIARETAPFRALGLGWYVENIATDFYSAYHRWHPDRPVTWLFDEAKRLHRQDPADLTPFIRTPSLSDPAWLARIATRLKQHVAAFGQPRPLFFNLADEAGTGDLAAAWDFDFAPASLDGMRAWLQQQYGSLTALNREWDSRFTSWSAVVPMTTNEALRRPDENFAAWADFKEWMDEAFARAVRIGTNAVHAADPAALAALEGAQIPGWGGYDYSRLAGAVDVMEMYDFGNNVEIARALNPQLVVLHTSTLADASQIRAIWHALLLGGRGLILWDENGAFVDQNGAPTPRGRTLEVLTTELRSGLAAQLIASRPARDPVAILYSPESLRLQWLLDRKADGKPWAERQAETEYDEDNPVRAATRRAAGLLSHLGVSPQWLTPDRIETGALEADRIRVLVLPHTIALSPAEAQRIRKFLARGGTLLTDTMPGAFDRHGRRVERPPLADLAGRGRFLLLPDLMQDRAPGDPLPLVRLRRILATAGAPPPFTLSAADGSTAADIDARVFRDGDAVIVGLQRDGDGSAEQPQAITLELAAPAYVYDLRRPGLPQRTTRLTLAPEATSAAILALLPAPPPPLSIEGPDRLAPGGSADFTISEKSSAWRGGRIVHIEPIAPDGTALRQGTANLALDGKRTVWRLALPADATPGAWTIRLRDMFGGAELMHGIDVSKVADKPSDD, from the coding sequence ATGAGCCGGAGGTTATCCGAGATTCGCGCCTCGCTTGCAATCGCGTCGCTCGCGGCCCTGCTCGCCGGGCTGGCCGTGCCCTCGGCCGCCCGCGCCGACGGGCCGGCGTGGCCGGACTACCAGGTGATCATGTGGCAGAACCAGACGCCGGCCCGGCTCGACGGCTTGGCACGCCTTGGCGTGACGGCCGGCACGATCCACGGGCGCCACGGTCCGATCGCCCCCGACGAAATCGCGCGCGAAACCGCCCCGTTCCGCGCGCTCGGCCTCGGCTGGTACGTCGAGAACATCGCGACCGACTTCTATTCGGCCTATCACCGCTGGCACCCGGATCGGCCGGTGACCTGGCTGTTCGACGAGGCGAAACGGCTCCACCGGCAAGATCCTGCCGATCTCACGCCCTTCATCCGGACGCCAAGCCTGTCCGATCCCGCGTGGCTCGCCCGCATTGCGACGCGGCTGAAGCAGCATGTCGCCGCTTTCGGCCAGCCGCGCCCGCTCTTCTTCAACCTGGCCGACGAGGCGGGCACCGGCGACCTCGCCGCCGCCTGGGACTTCGACTTCGCGCCGGCTTCGCTCGACGGCATGCGGGCCTGGCTGCAGCAGCAATATGGCTCGCTCACCGCCCTCAACCGGGAATGGGACAGCCGCTTCACCAGCTGGTCCGCGGTCGTGCCGATGACGACCAATGAAGCATTGCGCCGGCCGGACGAGAATTTCGCCGCGTGGGCGGACTTCAAGGAATGGATGGACGAGGCATTTGCCCGTGCCGTGCGGATAGGCACCAACGCCGTCCACGCGGCCGACCCGGCGGCGCTGGCGGCACTCGAAGGCGCCCAGATCCCGGGCTGGGGCGGCTACGACTACAGCCGCCTCGCCGGCGCGGTCGACGTGATGGAGATGTATGATTTCGGCAACAACGTCGAAATCGCCCGCGCGCTCAATCCACAGCTGGTCGTGCTCCATACCTCCACGCTGGCGGACGCGTCGCAGATCCGCGCAATCTGGCACGCGCTGCTGCTGGGCGGGCGCGGCCTCATCCTGTGGGACGAGAACGGCGCGTTCGTCGACCAGAACGGGGCGCCGACACCGCGCGGCCGGACGCTCGAGGTGCTCACGACGGAACTGCGCTCGGGGCTCGCGGCACAGCTGATCGCGAGCCGGCCGGCCCGGGATCCGGTCGCCATCCTCTATTCGCCGGAGAGCCTGCGGCTCCAGTGGCTGCTCGACCGCAAGGCCGACGGCAAGCCCTGGGCCGAGCGTCAGGCCGAGACCGAATATGACGAGGACAATCCAGTGCGTGCGGCGACGCGGCGCGCGGCCGGGCTCCTCTCGCACCTGGGCGTCTCGCCGCAATGGCTGACGCCGGACAGGATCGAGACGGGCGCGCTCGAGGCCGACCGGATCCGCGTGCTGGTGCTGCCGCACACCATTGCGTTGTCGCCGGCAGAGGCGCAGCGGATTCGGAAATTCCTCGCCCGTGGCGGCACGCTGCTCACCGACACGATGCCTGGCGCATTCGACCGGCACGGGCGCCGCGTCGAGCGACCGCCGCTGGCCGACCTTGCTGGTCGCGGGCGCTTCCTGCTGCTGCCCGATCTCATGCAGGACCGGGCGCCGGGCGATCCGCTGCCACTCGTCCGGCTCCGGCGGATCCTGGCAACCGCGGGCGCGCCGCCGCCGTTTACCCTTTCGGCGGCCGATGGCAGCACCGCGGCCGATATCGACGCGCGCGTCTTCCGCGACGGCGATGCTGTGATCGTCGGCCTGCAGCGGGACGGAGACGGCTCAGCGGAACAGCCGCAGGCAATCACGCTCGAGCTCGCCGCCCCCGCCTATGTCTACGACCTGCGCCGGCCGGGCCTGCCCCAGCGCACGACCCGGCTGACGCTGGCGCCGGAGGCGACCAGCGCCGCCATCCTGGCGCTGCTGCCGGCGCCACCCCCGCCCCTGTCGATCGAAGGACCGGACCGGCTCGCGCCCGGCGGCAGCGCCGACTTCACCATCTCCGAGAAAAGTTCGGCGTGGCGTGGCGGACGGATCGTTCATATCGAGCCGATCGCGCCGGACGGCACGGCGCTGCGCCAGGGCACAGCCAATCTGGCGCTCGACGGCAAGCGCACCGTCTGGCGCTTGGCACTCCCCGCCGATGCGACGCCAGGGGCCTGGACCATACGGCTCCGCGACATGTTCGGCGGCGCCGAGCTCATGCACGGCATAGACGTATCGAAGGTTGCCGACAAACCATCCGACGACTGA
- a CDS encoding glycosyltransferase family 4 protein, translating to MTPGPVQARRLKILIVPAGKLGPQWAAFRRGGAEDLRRVLTILAERGIDAKLIDPFDWPWNPFAGGHTLFRALDPLRALRILLFERRVDVVVAYFESSALLVLLLRRLFRFKGRVVIHDVGLTEAWRLRERLLDFVIPRADGLVLLGSNQVAYVEKRWPAHGFLQFLPADVDLDFYEPEAPPQDGAILSIGDDAARDFATLLEASRGIAAPILIKSSGVRVDRAAYPNVTVLSRRLPDVEYRRLLAEATLVVVPLTPAIHASGVTTLVEAMAMGKALIVSDSPGIQDYVVPDETCLLVPCGDTAALRAAIQRLIDEPETRVRLGANARRFAERHLSPAVQAEVLEQVFRHVIAAGPAG from the coding sequence GTGACGCCTGGTCCGGTTCAGGCGAGGCGCCTCAAGATCCTGATCGTGCCGGCGGGCAAGCTCGGTCCGCAATGGGCAGCCTTCCGGCGGGGCGGGGCCGAGGATTTGAGGCGTGTCCTGACGATCCTGGCCGAGCGTGGCATCGACGCGAAGCTGATCGATCCGTTCGACTGGCCGTGGAACCCGTTTGCCGGAGGCCATACGCTGTTTCGTGCGCTCGATCCGTTGCGGGCGCTGCGCATCCTCCTGTTCGAGCGCCGGGTCGACGTCGTCGTCGCTTATTTCGAATCGAGCGCGCTTCTCGTGCTGCTATTGCGCCGGCTGTTCCGCTTCAAGGGACGGGTCGTTATCCATGACGTCGGCCTGACCGAAGCCTGGCGGCTGCGCGAACGCCTGCTCGACTTCGTGATCCCGCGCGCCGATGGGCTCGTCCTGCTCGGCTCCAACCAAGTCGCCTACGTGGAAAAGCGCTGGCCGGCGCATGGTTTCCTACAGTTCCTGCCGGCCGACGTCGATCTCGATTTCTATGAGCCCGAGGCGCCTCCGCAGGATGGGGCGATCCTGTCGATCGGTGACGACGCTGCGCGCGATTTCGCGACGCTGCTCGAGGCCTCGCGCGGCATCGCAGCGCCGATCCTGATCAAGTCGAGCGGGGTTCGCGTGGATCGCGCGGCCTATCCGAACGTCACGGTGCTGTCGCGCCGTCTGCCCGACGTCGAGTATCGCCGCCTGCTGGCGGAGGCGACCCTCGTCGTCGTGCCGCTCACCCCGGCGATCCACGCGAGCGGGGTTACGACGCTGGTCGAGGCGATGGCGATGGGCAAGGCGCTGATCGTGAGCGACTCGCCCGGCATCCAAGACTATGTCGTGCCCGACGAGACCTGCCTGCTGGTGCCATGCGGTGATACGGCGGCGCTCAGGGCCGCGATCCAGCGCCTCATCGACGAGCCCGAGACTCGTGTGCGTCTCGGTGCAAACGCCCGCCGTTTCGCCGAGCGGCATTTGTCGCCGGCCGTGCAGGCCGAGGTGTTGGAACAGGTCTTTCGCCACGTGATCGCCGCAGGGCCGGCCGGATGA
- a CDS encoding oligosaccharide flippase family protein codes for MVLWRLVTRGLGIISTLFLARVLVPQDFGIVAIATTYVAAFDSISAVGLQDAIIRIGGNSDHLHDTAFTLGILRSTINGILVALSAPLAAAFFNEPRIVPVLHVLAVLTVLEGFENIGVVDFRRAMRFDKDFQLFLLPRLVGVVVTITCAMVFKTYWGLVAGITALRLVRLAATYVLHPYRPKFSMHGWQQISSFSFWTWASSIATLARDRCWTMVIGRFFDPAAVGIFTMASEIGLLPISEFIYPICRALFAGFTMARHQGTNLGPAFARTIGVMALIALPSAIGISAVGNYIVDVALGPKWGNAVGIMQIISASAPFYLLTAIGSTVMNAAGNIRNNFWIIAASAVVGVIGSAVMAHEFGMLGVAGATAILMTFEGVLFLVVAMRSVEVSVGEIVYRLWRPLVATLVMTIVLWASGYGWQASTPGTIANFRECGAAIALGVLSYGGSIFLLWKLSRDKDPLELFLLGTARRAILRR; via the coding sequence ATGGTCCTTTGGCGCCTGGTGACGCGCGGCCTCGGGATCATCAGCACGCTGTTCCTCGCGCGAGTGCTGGTTCCGCAGGATTTCGGCATCGTCGCGATCGCGACGACCTATGTTGCGGCATTCGATTCGATTTCGGCGGTCGGCCTCCAGGATGCGATCATCCGCATCGGCGGCAACAGCGACCATCTGCACGACACGGCATTCACGCTAGGCATCCTCCGGAGCACCATCAACGGCATCCTGGTGGCCCTGAGCGCGCCGCTCGCGGCGGCGTTCTTCAACGAGCCGCGCATCGTTCCCGTCCTCCATGTCCTGGCCGTGCTCACCGTTCTCGAGGGCTTTGAGAATATCGGTGTCGTCGATTTCCGGCGCGCGATGCGCTTCGACAAGGATTTCCAGCTGTTCCTGCTGCCGCGCCTGGTCGGGGTCGTGGTCACGATCACCTGCGCCATGGTGTTCAAGACCTATTGGGGCCTGGTCGCGGGCATCACGGCACTGCGGCTCGTGCGGCTGGCGGCGACCTATGTCCTGCACCCGTACCGGCCCAAGTTCTCGATGCACGGCTGGCAGCAGATTTCCAGCTTTTCGTTCTGGACCTGGGCGTCGAGCATCGCAACCTTGGCGCGCGACCGGTGCTGGACGATGGTCATCGGCCGGTTCTTCGATCCGGCCGCGGTCGGCATCTTCACCATGGCGTCCGAGATCGGCCTGCTGCCGATCAGCGAGTTCATCTATCCGATCTGTCGCGCGCTGTTCGCGGGCTTCACCATGGCGCGACACCAGGGGACGAACCTCGGGCCGGCCTTCGCGCGTACCATCGGGGTCATGGCCCTGATCGCGTTGCCGTCGGCGATCGGCATCTCGGCCGTCGGCAATTATATCGTCGACGTGGCGCTTGGCCCCAAATGGGGCAACGCGGTCGGCATCATGCAGATCATCTCGGCGAGCGCGCCGTTCTACCTGCTGACCGCGATCGGCAGCACGGTCATGAACGCGGCCGGCAACATCCGGAACAATTTCTGGATCATCGCGGCCTCGGCGGTGGTCGGCGTCATCGGCAGCGCCGTCATGGCCCACGAGTTCGGCATGCTGGGGGTCGCTGGTGCCACCGCAATCCTGATGACTTTCGAGGGCGTGCTGTTCCTCGTCGTCGCGATGCGTTCGGTCGAGGTTTCCGTCGGCGAGATCGTCTACCGACTGTGGCGGCCGCTTGTCGCGACGCTGGTCATGACCATCGTGCTGTGGGCGTCCGGCTACGGCTGGCAGGCATCGACGCCGGGCACGATCGCCAATTTCCGGGAATGCGGCGCCGCGATCGCGCTCGGCGTCTTGTCCTACGGCGGCAGCATCTTCCTGCTCTGGAAATTGTCGCGCGACAAGGACCCGCTGGAGCTGTTCCTGCTCGGGACCGCCCGGCGCGCGATCCTGCGGCGATAA
- a CDS encoding GNAT family N-acetyltransferase — MTEARPMRWTLHPVSDLPSLMNDWQALAARLDRPLPLDFALVQCLLDAFEPADVRIARLGDPTHVRAMAVLERQAPLAWRTAKLDNAPLGLWLADPALPLGKALDDLLRALPGRPLLVSLTGLDPALTPRPAETGRTRTLDYFATPAITITDRFEPWFAGLSKNLRHNLRRQTKRLAEAGVAVEIRCLTAPAEMADAVACYAALEASGWKAEAGTAVTPGSRQADFYRRLLEHFAAAGEAQAWQIRYDSAVVASDLCLSRDGTTIILKTAYSEVLAGNQTSPNQTLPSQTSPAQLMRRAMFEALFDAPGARRIEFFGPLKPWHQTWTREERQLYHLNHYRWDVLPRLRSLIGRLRRGPAAAP, encoded by the coding sequence GTGACCGAGGCCAGGCCGATGCGCTGGACGCTGCATCCCGTCAGCGACCTGCCGAGCCTCATGAACGACTGGCAGGCGCTGGCGGCACGGCTCGACCGGCCGCTGCCGCTCGATTTTGCGCTCGTCCAATGCCTGCTCGACGCGTTCGAGCCGGCCGATGTCCGCATCGCCCGGCTCGGCGACCCAACCCACGTCCGGGCAATGGCCGTGCTCGAGAGGCAGGCGCCGCTCGCCTGGCGCACGGCGAAGCTCGACAACGCGCCCCTCGGCCTCTGGCTCGCCGATCCGGCGCTGCCGCTGGGCAAGGCGCTCGACGACCTGCTGCGCGCCCTGCCCGGCCGGCCGCTGCTCGTCTCATTGACCGGGCTCGACCCGGCGCTGACGCCGCGGCCGGCCGAGACGGGCCGCACGCGGACGCTCGACTATTTCGCGACACCGGCAATCACCATCACCGACCGGTTCGAGCCCTGGTTCGCCGGTCTCAGCAAGAACCTGCGCCACAATTTGCGCCGCCAGACGAAGCGGCTCGCCGAAGCGGGCGTCGCGGTCGAGATCCGCTGCCTGACCGCACCGGCAGAAATGGCCGACGCCGTCGCCTGCTATGCCGCGCTCGAAGCCTCCGGCTGGAAGGCAGAGGCCGGGACGGCAGTGACGCCGGGCTCGCGCCAGGCAGATTTCTATCGCCGGCTGCTGGAGCACTTCGCCGCCGCGGGCGAGGCGCAGGCCTGGCAGATCCGCTATGACAGCGCGGTTGTCGCGAGCGACCTCTGCCTCAGCCGCGACGGCACCACGATCATCCTGAAGACGGCGTACAGCGAAGTGCTGGCCGGCAACCAGACCTCGCCCAACCAGACCTTACCCAGCCAGACCTCACCGGCCCAGCTCATGCGGCGCGCCATGTTCGAGGCCCTGTTCGACGCCCCGGGTGCCCGGCGCATCGAGTTCTTCGGACCGCTGAAGCCGTGGCATCAGACCTGGACCCGGGAAGAGCGGCAGCTCTATCACCTGAACCACTACCGCTGGGATGTACTGCCGCGGCTGCGGAGCCTGATCGGGCGATTGCGGCGCGGACCCGCCGCGGCGCCGTAG
- a CDS encoding polysaccharide deacetylase family protein, producing MLQPPKNNSPFPQVRPACARAPSTQPLCCVLIDAEEDFAWLRPVRGEPYDLTCMRHLSDLQTILGAYGAVPTYLLTYPVLQDESIVASLSARVARGQCRVGVQQHPWVTPPLTEAPEIRNSFVTNLGPELEEAKLVELMRLFRHCFGTDPTVYRAGRYGLSPYTPALLEKYGFEVDTSMAPCTSFADEQGPDFSADDYNTFWFGSRRRVLEVPLCRSIVGWGGRTAAHLYRRLSAVPKQQIMPGLMARTRFAERITLSPEGNDVAAAERLTRSLLRRKEPVLALSLHSSSLSVGQNPYVQSRADLHAFYDRLSAIMDMLANRFRVRFVASPELPALLADG from the coding sequence ATGCTTCAGCCTCCGAAGAACAACAGTCCGTTTCCTCAGGTCCGTCCGGCCTGCGCGCGCGCGCCGTCAACGCAACCGCTGTGCTGCGTGCTGATCGATGCGGAGGAGGATTTCGCCTGGCTGCGCCCGGTCCGCGGCGAGCCCTATGATCTCACCTGCATGCGCCACTTGTCCGACCTGCAGACCATCCTCGGGGCCTATGGCGCCGTGCCGACCTATCTCCTGACCTATCCAGTGCTGCAGGACGAGAGCATCGTCGCCTCGCTTAGCGCCCGGGTCGCGCGCGGCCAGTGCCGTGTCGGCGTTCAGCAGCATCCTTGGGTCACGCCGCCGCTGACCGAGGCACCGGAGATCCGCAATTCCTTCGTGACCAATCTCGGCCCGGAACTGGAAGAGGCGAAGCTCGTCGAGCTGATGCGTCTGTTCCGCCATTGCTTCGGCACCGACCCGACGGTCTATCGCGCCGGCCGCTACGGCTTGAGCCCCTATACGCCGGCCTTGCTCGAGAAATACGGCTTCGAGGTCGACACCAGCATGGCGCCCTGCACATCGTTCGCCGACGAGCAGGGGCCGGACTTCAGCGCCGACGACTACAACACGTTCTGGTTCGGCAGCCGGCGCCGGGTGCTGGAAGTGCCGCTGTGCCGCAGCATCGTCGGCTGGGGCGGCCGGACTGCGGCACATCTCTACCGCCGGCTCAGTGCCGTGCCAAAGCAGCAGATCATGCCTGGCCTGATGGCGCGGACGCGCTTTGCCGAACGCATTACGCTCTCGCCCGAGGGCAATGACGTCGCCGCCGCCGAACGGCTGACCCGCAGCCTGCTGCGCCGCAAGGAACCGGTCCTGGCGCTCAGCCTGCACAGCTCCTCGCTCAGCGTCGGGCAGAACCCCTACGTGCAGAGCCGCGCCGATCTGCACGCGTTCTACGATCGTCTGTCGGCCATCATGGACATGCTCGCGAACCGCTTCCGGGTCCGCTTCGTCGCGTCCCCCGAACTGCCGGCGCTGTTGGCCGATGGCTGA
- a CDS encoding hydrolase 1, exosortase A system-associated: protein MAGPVTSAWSEEAVTFFCAGDRLLGILTRPRAKAELGLVILPGGLQTRVGAHRQNVLLARALAEQGVATLRFDGRGMGDSEGAHPGFTALGPDIAAAVAALRATVPEVGPVVLYGLCDAATAIATGLPRVTADGAILVNPWIRSAETLAAAHIRSHYPRQVLSPSFWKKLMTGQINPWTKAREFLATLATSRQPSGDNSLADRLLAALSRTDCPMLLLLSDRDMTAAEFEGAVVARLPSPPPPHLTIARVEGADHTFSQAIWWQSALDHVRQWLARQPRDRAEPWHSRVRR from the coding sequence ATGGCAGGACCGGTCACGTCCGCCTGGTCCGAGGAGGCGGTCACCTTCTTCTGCGCCGGCGACCGGCTGCTGGGTATTCTGACCCGGCCGCGGGCCAAGGCGGAACTCGGCCTCGTCATCCTGCCCGGCGGCCTGCAGACGCGGGTCGGCGCGCACCGGCAGAATGTCCTGCTCGCCCGCGCCCTCGCCGAACAGGGTGTTGCGACCCTGCGGTTCGACGGCCGCGGCATGGGCGACAGCGAGGGCGCGCATCCCGGCTTCACGGCGCTTGGCCCCGACATCGCAGCAGCGGTGGCGGCGCTGCGCGCGACCGTGCCGGAGGTCGGGCCTGTCGTGCTCTACGGCCTGTGCGACGCCGCAACGGCCATCGCCACCGGGCTGCCGCGCGTAACGGCCGACGGCGCGATCCTGGTCAATCCCTGGATCCGCAGTGCTGAGACCTTGGCAGCCGCCCACATCCGCAGCCATTACCCGCGCCAGGTCCTGTCGCCCAGCTTCTGGAAGAAGCTCATGACGGGGCAGATCAACCCCTGGACCAAGGCGCGGGAGTTCTTGGCGACCTTGGCCACAAGCCGCCAGCCTTCGGGCGACAACTCGCTCGCCGATCGCCTGCTCGCAGCACTCTCCCGCACCGACTGCCCGATGCTGCTGCTGCTGTCCGACCGCGACATGACCGCGGCGGAATTCGAGGGCGCGGTCGTCGCTCGCCTGCCGAGCCCGCCGCCGCCTCACCTCACCATCGCGCGGGTCGAGGGCGCCGACCATACCTTCTCCCAGGCAATCTGGTGGCAGAGTGCGCTCGACCATGTTCGGCAATGGCTCGCCCGACAGCCGCGCGATCGGGCCGAGCCCTGGCACTCCCGGGTTCGCCGATGA
- a CDS encoding glycosyltransferase family 4 protein yields MAEAMAEKRVLLITNNLPPVRGGSGIVYDALARAAGGRIVVVAPRISYQDGLPLIGWREHDRLAPYPVIRLGLLRTVIGDAVPRHLRRLRFLLQDISIRAGLLATLVRSLMRDRIAVVCIGELVASAWVFGVLRLLPSITRVVYVHGEEITTQDDYDSTKERRRRALMAAHHIVVVSRFTARAVAELLGDKAADRIRLIENGVDVARFRPVERRPDLVARYGIEGSFVFVSVCRLLEKKGIDQTIRALAKIAVEFPDSRLLVVGDGPYRGALEALAADCGVAGLVSFSGSVADDELVDHYALGDVFVMPNRKLPNGDTEGFGLVFLEANACGLPVIAGSDGGSKDAVRHGVNGLLVDGNSVDQIATAMLEMRRDPIVRERLRDGGHAAAAAADWRHKARAFLALFDAGS; encoded by the coding sequence ATGGCTGAGGCGATGGCGGAGAAGCGGGTCCTTCTCATCACCAACAACCTGCCGCCGGTGCGCGGCGGCTCCGGCATCGTCTACGACGCGCTCGCGCGCGCCGCCGGCGGCCGCATCGTCGTGGTGGCGCCGCGCATCAGCTATCAGGACGGGCTGCCGCTCATCGGCTGGCGCGAGCATGATCGGCTGGCGCCCTATCCGGTCATCCGCTTGGGCCTGCTGCGCACGGTGATCGGCGATGCCGTGCCGCGGCACCTGCGCCGCCTGCGCTTCCTCCTGCAGGACATCTCGATTCGGGCCGGGCTGCTCGCGACGCTCGTCCGCAGCCTGATGCGCGACCGCATCGCCGTCGTGTGTATCGGCGAGCTGGTCGCGAGCGCCTGGGTATTCGGCGTGCTGCGGCTCCTCCCGTCGATCACCCGCGTGGTCTATGTCCATGGCGAGGAGATCACGACCCAGGACGATTACGACTCGACCAAGGAACGGCGCCGGCGGGCGCTGATGGCCGCTCATCACATCGTGGTGGTCAGCCGCTTCACGGCGCGGGCAGTCGCCGAGCTCTTGGGTGACAAGGCGGCCGACCGGATCCGGCTGATCGAGAACGGCGTCGACGTGGCGCGCTTCCGGCCGGTCGAGCGCCGGCCCGACCTGGTTGCGCGCTACGGTATCGAGGGCTCGTTCGTGTTCGTCTCGGTGTGCCGGCTGCTCGAGAAGAAGGGCATCGACCAGACCATCCGCGCGCTCGCCAAGATCGCAGTCGAGTTTCCCGACAGCCGCCTGCTCGTGGTCGGCGACGGCCCCTATCGCGGCGCGCTCGAAGCGCTTGCAGCCGACTGCGGCGTGGCCGGGCTCGTGAGCTTCTCGGGCTCGGTCGCCGACGACGAGCTGGTCGACCATTACGCGCTGGGCGACGTGTTCGTGATGCCGAACCGCAAATTGCCCAACGGCGATACCGAAGGCTTCGGCCTCGTGTTCCTTGAGGCGAATGCCTGCGGCCTGCCGGTCATCGCTGGCAGCGACGGCGGCAGCAAGGATGCGGTGCGGCACGGTGTGAACGGGCTCTTGGTCGACGGCAATTCGGTCGACCAGATCGCGACGGCGATGCTGGAGATGCGGCGCGATCCCATCGTGCGCGAACGGCTGCGCGACGGCGGCCACGCGGCGGCGGCGGCGGCTGACTGGCGCCACAAGGCGCGGGCGTTCCTGGCATTGTTCGACGCCGGTTCGTGA
- a CDS encoding DegT/DnrJ/EryC1/StrS family aminotransferase codes for MIPLSPQLVPATFHGRGDVPSILDRPHKLFLTAGRMAFALGLRLAGVKAGDEVLIPAYASGSMVTPILLQGATPVFYRLRRDLSADLDDLAGRLTPRSAALLGVNFFGFAQDWAALRAFADQFGLLLVEDCAHALYGSWRGQPLGSFGDFAIASLTKFLPVWDGGLLALNALSAPRVATRAPSLRSELKAVYNLLEEAKDHGRNPVLRPLLAALERSRQQTRRSNSPAAAGESLRRDVTGAVDPARILDAPAAISRFVARRAARPRIAERRRQAYALYQEGLAGVPGCAMPFQPTADEVPFMAPVWVDDLDRWHPRWLERRLPMQRFAEFLWPDLPADTCPVARDLSRHLVQFPCHQDLEPAEIRSIIETIRTDLSSARRAAS; via the coding sequence ATGATCCCGCTCTCGCCGCAGCTCGTACCGGCGACCTTCCACGGCCGCGGCGACGTGCCTTCGATCCTGGATCGCCCGCACAAGCTCTTTCTCACCGCCGGCCGGATGGCCTTTGCCCTCGGCCTCCGCCTCGCCGGCGTCAAGGCCGGCGACGAAGTGCTTATCCCCGCCTATGCGTCCGGATCCATGGTCACGCCGATCCTGCTTCAGGGTGCGACGCCAGTGTTCTACCGACTGCGGCGCGACCTCTCGGCCGACCTCGACGATCTGGCTGGCCGGCTCACGCCGAGGAGCGCCGCCCTGCTCGGCGTCAATTTCTTCGGCTTCGCACAGGATTGGGCGGCACTGCGCGCGTTTGCCGACCAGTTCGGCCTCCTGCTGGTCGAGGATTGTGCGCACGCGCTCTACGGGTCCTGGCGCGGCCAGCCCTTGGGCTCGTTCGGCGACTTCGCCATCGCGAGCCTGACCAAGTTCCTGCCGGTCTGGGATGGCGGATTGCTGGCGCTGAATGCCCTGTCGGCGCCGCGGGTCGCGACCCGTGCTCCGTCCCTGCGCTCGGAACTCAAGGCCGTCTACAACCTGCTCGAAGAGGCGAAGGATCACGGGCGCAATCCGGTCCTGCGGCCGCTGCTCGCAGCCCTTGAGCGCAGCCGGCAACAGACCCGCCGATCGAACAGCCCGGCTGCGGCCGGCGAATCGCTGCGGCGCGACGTTACCGGTGCCGTCGACCCCGCCCGGATCCTGGATGCGCCGGCCGCGATTTCGCGGTTCGTTGCGCGCCGGGCCGCCCGGCCCCGCATCGCCGAGCGGCGGCGCCAGGCCTATGCGCTCTATCAGGAAGGGCTCGCCGGCGTGCCGGGCTGCGCCATGCCGTTTCAACCGACGGCGGACGAGGTGCCGTTCATGGCGCCGGTCTGGGTCGACGACCTCGACCGCTGGCATCCGCGCTGGCTCGAGCGGCGCCTGCCCATGCAGCGCTTCGCCGAGTTCCTCTGGCCCGACCTGCCGGCCGACACCTGCCCGGTCGCGCGCGACCTGAGCCGCCACCTCGTCCAGTTTCCCTGTCACCAGGACCTGGAACCGGCGGAAATCCGCTCGATCATCGAGACGATCCGCACCGATCTCTCAAGTGCGCGCCGGGCGGCGTCGTGA